From the Debaryomyces hansenii CBS767 chromosome F complete sequence genome, the window TTTGGCCAACAGCAGCTCAGAACACCTTGCAACCAGACAGCTTTACAATCATTATCCATCTACCTCGAGTGTTGCCTTACCAACCactaaagaagaagacgatgaTCTTTCTGAGGATGGTAGTAAGGAGGAAGCAAATCCATTTGGAGACGACGATCCTCCGATTGTGTTGTCTCCCAATTGGTATAGCGGATATCACCGTATGTGTCATTATGATGCTGGTATCTTTTATGAAAgtcaattcattaaaataatatacagAATCGTCAAAGACGGTCACCAATTGCGACTACAATTTACTATTATCAATAACTGTGCCAAGACGACCGGGGTAGATATAACAAATTTAAGAGTGTTAAATATAGAAAGTTTGACTAAACCGGAAGACCCCAATTACATCTTGAACTTGAAGCAGTTGCCAAAGCTGACTGTGTCTGATAAAACAACTATGGAAATAGATATCAAAATTCGGAATGTGGTTGAGAACAATGAAAGTCCTATTTTATCTCTAACGTTTATGTGTGGCGGGTCGTTCAACcagttgaatttgaaattccCAGTCATTCTATTGAAAACTGTGTCCTCTACAGCAATGGCAGATCTCGATGATTTCAAGAAGAGATGGTTGCAAATTGGCGAACTATTGGGTGTTGAGCAAGGTGAATCTACCGCAAGGGTCTTGACATCGCACAGatataattcatcaaacGTTGTGAGATTATTGTCCAGGTTGGGTTTTGCTGTCGTCTATAATACTAGTGATGATAGTGACCAGGGCATATTAGTTATGGGAGCCGGTATTTTGCACACGCAGAAATCGAAATATGGTGTGTTGACTACAATCAAAAGCATCGATGCGATCGGCAGGGAATTTGAGGTCCTGGTAAGGTGTACCGGGGGCGGTATCCCCGAGATCATAACTTCAACTATGAAGGAAATCATGGAAGGCAAGTTTTAGTGCATGCTAGTTTACCAAAGTACATAGCATATGAAATCATAAGATTATACTCCATCTCCAGCTTGTATATTATGCATCTTTCTATTTGTTTAAGCTTCATTTCCCCGTACTTGAATTCTCTTACTTTACTTATTTTGGATAAATGTTTCCCAATTGTCATTTTCATTGCGCATTCTCAGAAAAAGTAAATTTTTGCAGTTGTAACAAGcaattttttgtaattgaTGTTCTGTTACATCCCTTATTTTCTACGGCATCATATGCTCAAgaatattttccaatatttcttttaacaattaacaaaaattggcttttgataaattcttAACTGGTACCTATTCTAAAATTTCCTAATTCGGTAGTCATGCTGCTCCAATGTACTTATGcggaaatttttcaaatgcCTAAATCCAAGCACGAAGCCGATTTTCAGTTTGTTTACATGTCTCCACTGGAAAAAATGTCATGTTCACAAGCATCTGGCCCAGGCTTAAAGAATCTAGACGTATCATATTATAAGCATACTTTGTTTACTCACGGTCAGTGTGCATCGGAGCAGAATAATTGCAATACAAGGCCTTAGACATCAGTTTTCGCTTCTCTAGCTGTATCTGGTTTCTATGTCCATTACCGGGCGTTCGAATCGATGTATGAATAGAATGATGTAACAATCATTAGTAGTCTGAAATGGCATATGTTTACAATTACATTTCCTATTTAGTGCGACTTACCGATTTGGGTATTAATTggaatgaattaaatttcCTAATTAGGTTGCATCTATAGTGCGGTCTCCTCTTTATGCGTCTTGTTAAGCTTCTATAAGGAGAGCGAAGATTTTGCAGCTGATTTAATGTACTAAATCAGTAAAATATGTAGAGGCTTTGGACAAAAAGGATAAACATTTGGATCATTAGCCATTGTGGGGAGAAATCGTAACGGAATCCATATTTAACCTACGGATTTCTAGTCAAACggaataattctttcaaaatgttCAGTGTTCTGCCGTCCATACGTGAATTGTTAAACATAAGATAAATTACTACTATAGAATACAATATGAAGGTAACTACATTATCAACGGCTTTGGCTATATTATCTGCTACCAATATGGTCGCAGCTGCCCCAGCACCGCAGGTTTTGACGGTGTGGCAAACTGCAACACAGATTGTTAACACGGATGGGTCTATTTATGACCAGGAAGCTACGCAGGCAACGGTAGCAGCTGTATCTACCAGTGCAGCTGCATCAACTGATACATCATCTGCTGGTACTAATTCAGGTTCCAGCTCATCCGGAAGCAAGTTCAACTTGGACTCT encodes:
- a CDS encoding DEHA2F25608p (no similarity), translating into MSLQCTYAEIFQMPKSKHEADFQFVYMSPSEKMSCSQASGPGLKNLDVSYYKHTLFTHGQCASEQNNCNTRP